In Fusarium fujikuroi IMI 58289 draft genome, chromosome FFUJ_chr08, one genomic interval encodes:
- a CDS encoding related to phosphoesterases: MAAVVRRRTRIVCISDTHNCQVKLPKGDVLIHAGDLTNQGSHAELAKTVAWLEKQDFEAKIVIAGNHDLTLDPKFYAEHGLYFHNKNPQSHDECLQLFTSSPSITYLSHESTTVRLKSSSGPRTQFKVFGSPYSPRFGLWAFYYDAPQNPSHWSDLTSLWQSIPLDADIVVTHTPARTHCDETDERRATGCEALRQALWRVRPQLAVCGHIHDGRGAERVRWDLSCRNVAYQEESVERWQDPGEGNNKTCLIDLTGKKAPSLANDGSHPGRYGSSMREPDVTDVRHFVDLSESSPYTLGSGPADIHVSHGTIGLGGDPASPRSDQAALAGRMGRRETCVVNAAIMKSRYPHIGGKQFNKPIVVDLDLPIWEDESHIEAP; encoded by the exons ATGGCAGCTGTCGTGAGGAGAAGGACCAGAATTGTGTGTATCTCAGATACCCACAATTGCCAGGTCAAGCTCCCAAAGGGTGATGTTCTCATTCACGCTGGAGATTTGACCAACCAAGGGAGTCACGCAGAG CTTGCCAAGACAGTTGCTTGGTTGGAGAAGCAGGACTTTGAGGCCAAAATCGTCATTGCTG GAAATCATGACCTCACTCTAGACCCAAAGTTCTACGCTGAGCATGGTCTCTACTTTCACAACAAGAATCCGCAGTCTCATGACGAGTGTCTACAGCTGTTCACGTCTTCGCCTTCGATAACGTACCTCTCTCACGAATCAACCACTGTCCGCCTCAAATCTTCATCGGGGCCGCGTACGCAATTCAAAGTCTTTGGATCGCCATACTCTCCACGTTTCGGGTTATGGGCGTTTTACTATGATGCTCCTCAGAATCCCAGCCACTGGTCAGATCTGACGTCGCTTTGGCAGTCTATACCGCTTGACGCAGATATTGTGGTGACGCACACGCCAGCAAGGACGCATTGCGATGAGACGGATGAGCGTCGCGCTACCGGCTGTGAAGCTCTTCGACAGGCGCTTTGGCGAGTGAGACCACAGCTTGCTGTCTGTGGCCACATTCATGACGGAAGAGGTGCTGAGAGAGTGAGGTGGGATCTCAGCTGTCGAAATGTCGCCTATCAAGAAGAGAGTGTCGAACGCTGGCAAGACCCTGGCGAAGGCAACAACAAAACTTGCCTCATAGATCTGACAGGGAAGAAGGCCCCGTCTCTTGCTAACGATGGCTCCCATCCTGGTCGATATGGGTCAAGTATGAGAGAGCCTGACGTAACGGACGTCCGTCATTTCGTTGACTTATCAGAGAGCTCTCCATACACCTTAGGATCTGGCCCAGCTGATATACACGTCTCTCATGGCACTATCGGGTTGGGAGGGGATCCCGCCTCGCCACGGAGCGACCAGGCAGCTCTCGCTGGGAGGATGGGACGTCGAGAGACGTGTGTGGTGAACGCAGCGATCATGAAGAGTCGGTATCCCCACATAGGAGGGAAACAGTTCAACAAGCCCATCGTAGTAGACCTGGATCTCCCCATCTGGGAGGACGAGAGCCATATCGAAGCCCCGTGA
- a CDS encoding related to phosphatidylserine decarboxylase 2, giving the protein MVHQHGDHHKIPAKHRIHKPGAWLPADHRVHREYMRRVTKHADENPKELTPVLQEFKDFIEKTPRVYMYFIQMFEEIPQKHPYQNDPTGTPQLRDYEHMLQVLNHIFSTAPEWTDAAESVGMVGVPLCAIFDYPMGTPSGYAAFLDPDVNRMLKKVLNHWGKFLLTPESAKVLGDHKQGWFGPVGLNDLVEVANKPNKTNFKFEEVFECDPSAKYYGFKSWDDFFTRKVRDSARPVASPDDDLVIANCCESRVYNIERDVKLRDRFFAKGQPYSILDMLAHDPLAEKFAGGTIYQAFLSALSYHRWHTPVSGKVVRAFVQDGTYFSEPLFEGVGEPGSTEISSAGLSQSQGYLSALATRAIILIEADEPAIGLIAFVGIGMDEVSTCEITVKEGQHVKKGQETGMFHFGGSTHCVIFRKGVKVEGFPEVGREENVPVRSQLAVVKK; this is encoded by the exons ATGGTTCATCAACACGGAGATCATCATAAAATCCCCGCCAAGCACCGGATTCACAA ACCTGGAGCATGGCTTCCCGCCGACCATCGCGTGCACAGAGAGTACATGCGCCGCGTCACAAAGCACGCCGATGAGAACCCTAAAGAGCTCACCCCCGTTCTCCAAGAGTTCAAGGACTTCATCGAGAAGACGCCCCGCGTGTACATGTACTTCATCCAGATGTTTGAGGAGATCCCCCAGAAACACCCTTATCAGAATGATCCTACTGGAACACCTCAGTTGAGAGACTATGAGCATATGCTGCAGGTGCTCAATCACATTTTTAGCACAGCGCCAGAGTGGACGGATGCGGCGGAGAGTGTGGGCATGGTAGGTGTGCCGCTTTGTGCCATCTTTGACTATCCTATGGGAACGCCTAG TGGTTATGCCGCGTTTTTGGACCCTGATGTGAATcggatgctgaagaaggttCTCAACCACTGGGGCAAGTTCCTCCTG ACGCCTGAATCTGCCAAGGTTCTTGGAGATCACAAACAAGGCTGGTTCGGCCCAGTAGGTCTGAATGACCTCGTCGAGGTCGCCAACAAGCCCAACAAAACGAACTTCAAGTTTGAGGAGGTCTTTGAGTGTGATCCATCAGCCAAATACTACGGCTTCAAGTCCTGGGATG ACTTTTTCACTCGCAAGGTTCGCGACAGTGCCCGTCCCGTCGCTTCACCAGATGACGACCTCGTCATCGCCAACTGTTGCGAATCACGCGTCTACAACATCGAACGCGACGTGAAACTTCGCGATCGTTTCTTCGCCAAGGGCCAACCTTATTCTATCCTCGACATGCTGGCTCATGATCCTCTCGCTGAGAAATTCGCCGGCGGAACGATTTACCAAGCCTTCCTGTCCGCCCTCTCCTATCACCGCTGGCACACTCCCGTCTCTGGTAAGGTTGTGCGTGCCTTCGTCCAAGACGGTACGTATTTCAGCGAGCCTCTATTCGAAGGTGTAGGCGAACCTGGATCCACAGAGATCTCGTCAGCGGGATTATCGCAGAGTCAGGGATATCTGAGTGCGTTGGCGACGAGGGCTATTATTCTGATCGAGGCTGATGAGCCGGCAATTGGACTCATTGCGTTCGTTGGTATTGGTATGGATGAGGTTAGTACATGTGAGATTACCGTTAAGGAGGGACAGCACGTCAAGAAAGGACAGGAGACGGGAATGTTTCACTTTGGAGGCTCGACGCATTGTGTTATCTTCCGCAAGGGTGTCAAAGTCGAGGGATTCCCCGAAGTTGGTAGGGAGGAGAACGTGCCAGTCCGAAGCCAGCTGGCTGTTGTGAAGAAGTAA
- a CDS encoding related to URE2-nitrogen catabolite repression regulator produces MAQKTKTDITLYTTNTPNGIKPSILLEELNLEYKVYPIKMTENEQKEEWFLKINPNGRIPALTDTLDGKQIRVFESGAMLQYLVDRYDKDHKLSFPHGSAEHWEMTSWLMWQMGGLGPMQGYAPEKIEYGINRYTNETRRLYRTLDTHLAQTESGYIVGDKVTIADISIWGWVSSAKWAGVDLSEFPHLEKWLYKLLERPGFEAGRHVPTRHTAFELAKLSEEELEAKASASKAWVQAGMKDDAKK; encoded by the exons atggctcaaaagaccaagaccgaCATCACCCtctacaccaccaacacgCCCAATGGCATCAAACCCTCTATCCTGCTCGAGGAGCTGAACCTCGAGTACAAG GTGTATCCCATCAAGATGACCGAGAATGAGCAGAAGGAGGAGTggttcctcaagatcaaccccAACGGTCGCATCCCTGCTCTCACTGACACTCTCGACGGCAAGCAGATCCGCGTTTTTGAGAGTGGTGCTATGTTGCAGTACCTCGTTGATCGCTACGATAAGGATCACAAGCTTTCGTTCCCTCATGGGTCTGCTGAGCATTGGGAGATGACCAGCTGG CTCATGTGGCAGATGGGTGGCCTCGGTCCCATGCAGG GCTACGCTCCTGAGAAGATTGAGTACGGCATCAACCGCTACACCAACGAGACCCGTCGTCTCTACCGCACCCTCGACACTCATCTCGCCCAGACAGAATCCGGCTACATCGTTGGCGACAAAGTCACCATCGCGGACATTTCCATCTGGGGCTGGGTCTCCAGCGCAA AATGGGCTGGCGTTGATCTCTCCGAGTTTCCCCACCTTGAGAAGTGGCTCTACAAGCTCCTCGAGCGTCCTGGTTTCGAGGCTGGTCGTCATGTTCCTACGCGCCACACAGCGTTTGAGCTGGCCAAGCTGAgtgaggaagagcttgaggctaAGGCTAGTGCGTCCAAGGCTTGGGTTCAGGCTGGTATGAAGGACGATGCCAAGAAATAA
- a CDS encoding related to retrotransposon HobS hobase: MNTEQIDQVLEPVQGPDELESQESTLENLIDDLPTEEAEPTEDQEDDGTKYTQARFELLPTPPESPFSSFLAQIGIQSPARKEGLDVDLKILNQAFNAGTMAVPIAKQEGKLITKATRSRYIRGRLKPRWEAQKSHMNLVPDKERLHRRNLPPAPSSFGSLTGHRFEEEFKQAQKDHLESHKQMRSWSEISRLDPRIGDSQVLDCMWVFTYKFDKHGYLRKCKARLVVRGDQQYKSSTDDTYAATLAGKSFRTLIAIAAKYDLELLQYDAVNAFVNAKLQSNVFMKLPPGYRSGEKQDRILLLHKALYGLRIAPLLWQMDLGDTLEAQGWNQVPNEPCCYRKENILMFFYVDDIRICI; this comes from the coding sequence ATGAACACTGAGCAAATCGATCAGGTCTTGGAACCTGTTCAGGGCCCAGACGAGcttgaaagccaagaatcgaCTCTCGAAAATCTGATTGACGACTTGCCtacagaagaggcagagccaacagaggatcaagaagacgatggtacAAAGTACACTCAAGCTCGATTCGAGCTCTTACCTACTCCTCCAGAAAGCCCattttcaagcttcttagcACAAATTGGAATACAGTCACctgcaagaaaagaaggacttgacgTGGACCTGAAAATCCTCAATCAAGCCTTCAACGCCGGAACAATGGCTGTACCAATTGCAAAGCAAGAAGGAAAGCTGATAACAAAGGCAACGAGGAGCAGATACATCCGCGGAAGACTGAAGCCCAGATGGGAAGCGCAAAAGAGCCATATGAACCTCGTTCCAGACAAGGAGAGACTCCATCGGAGGAATCTGCCACCGGCTCCAAGCTCTTTTGGAAGTCTCACCGGTCACCGGTTCGAGGAGGAGTTCAAACAAGCGCAAAAGGACCATCTGGAGAGTCATAAGCAGATGCGATCATGGTCAGAGATTTCGAGGCTTGATCCCCGAATTGGAGACTCGCAAGTACTTGACTGTATGTGGGTCTTCACATATAAGTTTGACAAACATGGGTACCTGCGAAAATGCAAGGCAAGGCTTGTAGTTCGAGGAGACCAACAGTATAAGTCAAGCACAGATGATACATATGCTGCTACCCTTGCTGGAAAGTCATTCAGGACGCTTATAGCAATTGCTGCAAAATATGACCTAGAGCTCCTGCAGTACGATGCAGTGAATGCGTTTGTAAATGCAAAACTGCAAAGCAATGTATTCATGAAGCTGCCACCCGGTTACCGGAGTGGTGAGAAACAGGATCGAATACTGCTCCTACACAAAGCACTTTACGGTCTGCGCATCGCACCTCTTTTGTGGCAAATGGACCTCGGAGATACCCTCGAGGCTCAAGGCTGGAATCAAGTCCCAAATGAACCATGTTGCTATCGGAAGGAGAATATCCTTATGTTCTTCTACGTAGACGACATACGTATTTGCATataa
- a CDS encoding related to amidases, whose product MLTSNLIQAVALTFIWTSGALNSPAQKSAVISIKPTVGLPSRHGAHLVSEWQDTVGVLARTVQDAATVLIAIAGTDPNDPFTISDPRDDSNTRKLGQDTNFAHACTKSGLEGKGIAACSPRIPRHLFPNDEVVVTALDKALPIMRAQGDTIVDNVRFSEFNSNYTSSEDIDWTFGLRVSIHEKNPEERPDDWGMDEWLKCEELDLNVGGCPTIGVPLGYYPKDHPIAHRKSSGLATTGPNVPSGGLFIGRRWADSNLIAAAHAFEQACLIRDQVPPIVSSDIQLPLHKAEKIGESL is encoded by the exons ATGCTAACATCGAACCTCATACAGGCTGTGGCTTTGACGTTCATCTGG ACATCAGGAGCCCTGAACTCCCCTGCCCAGAAGTCCGCTGTCATTAGCATCAAGCCCACAGTTGGGCTTCCTTCCCGGCATGGGGCCCATCTTGTCAGCGAATGGCAAGACACTGTTGGTGTCCTCGCTCGAACCGTTCAAGACGCAGCAACTGTACTCATAGCGATTGCCG GCACCGATCCCAATGATCCCTTTACTATCTCTGATCCTCGGGATGACTCGAATACGAGAAAACTTGGACAGGATACAAATTTTGCTCATGCCTGCACAAAGAGTGGTCTTGAAGGCAAGGGAATTGCTGCATGTAGTCCAAGA ATTCCGCGCCATCTCTTTCCCaatgatgaggttgtggtCACTGCTCTCGATAAGGCTCTCCCGATAATGAGAGCCCAGGGAGATACCATTGTTGATAATGTCCGCTTTTCGGAGTTCAACAGTAATTACACCTCCTCAGAAGATATAGACTGGACCTTTGGATTGCGAGTTTCCATTCACGAAA AGAATCCAGAAGAACGGCCTGACGACTGGGGAATGGATGAGTGGCTAAAATGCGAGGAACTGGACCTGAA TGTTGGAGGTTGCCCTACGATCGGCGTTCCTCTGGGGTACTATCCAAAGGACCACCCCATTGCACATCGCAAGTCTAGCGGACTTGCGACGACTGGGCCAAATGTTCC CTCTGGTGGATTATTTATCGGTCGTCGATGGGCGGACTCAAACCTCATCGCAGCTGCTCATGCTTTTGAGCAGGCTTGTTTGATTCGAGACCAGGTCCCTCCAATTGTCTCGTCTGACATCCAGTTGCCGCTTCACAAAGCAGAGAAAATCGGGGAATCCCTCTGA